One genomic region from Leptospira montravelensis encodes:
- a CDS encoding sulfate/molybdate ABC transporter ATP-binding protein: MPIEINNVNKTFGSFTALRDVNLTIPDGELVALLGPSGSGKTTLLRIIAGLEEPSSGKVEFVGENLSTSKIQNGEVGFVFQHYALFRHMTIAENIAFGLEVRPKNLRPSKKEIGEKVSKLLTLIQLEKFHNRYPHELSGGQRQRVALARALAIEPKFLLLDEPFGALDAKVRKELRNWLRRLHDEIHITSVFVTHDQEEALEVSDRVVILNHGQLEQVGSPDEVYNKPKSPFVFHFLGDVNLFHGRIEEGKTKIGNLALDSTEHQDVKESVAVAYVRPYDVEIVRESDQGIAAEIQYIHSTGRNVRVELKRVDTGTLIESVLEQETYRLLNLLPGETVYLRIKKAKVYVEDFSI; this comes from the coding sequence ATGCCGATTGAAATAAATAACGTAAATAAAACCTTTGGGTCGTTCACCGCTCTAAGAGATGTTAACCTTACGATTCCTGATGGAGAACTTGTGGCACTCCTTGGTCCCTCTGGATCAGGAAAAACCACCTTACTCCGAATCATCGCAGGTCTCGAAGAACCATCCTCGGGAAAAGTGGAGTTCGTGGGTGAAAACCTCTCCACTTCTAAAATTCAAAATGGCGAAGTCGGATTTGTTTTCCAACATTATGCCCTCTTTCGCCACATGACCATTGCCGAAAACATAGCCTTTGGTTTGGAAGTCAGACCAAAAAACCTGCGACCTTCGAAAAAAGAAATTGGGGAAAAAGTTTCGAAACTCCTCACACTCATCCAATTAGAAAAATTCCATAACCGATACCCGCACGAATTGTCTGGGGGCCAACGCCAACGTGTGGCTCTCGCACGTGCCCTTGCCATCGAACCAAAATTTTTATTACTCGATGAACCATTTGGTGCCCTTGATGCCAAAGTGAGAAAGGAACTAAGAAACTGGTTACGAAGACTCCATGACGAAATCCATATAACAAGTGTTTTTGTAACTCATGACCAAGAAGAGGCATTGGAAGTCAGTGACCGAGTTGTCATTCTCAATCATGGCCAACTGGAACAAGTGGGAAGTCCTGACGAAGTGTACAACAAACCCAAGTCTCCTTTTGTGTTTCATTTTCTCGGAGATGTGAATCTTTTTCACGGAAGGATCGAAGAAGGAAAAACGAAAATTGGGAATTTGGCCCTCGATAGCACGGAACACCAAGATGTAAAAGAATCGGTGGCCGTGGCCTATGTTCGTCCTTATGATGTGGAAATTGTCAGAGAGTCTGACCAAGGGATCGCCGCCGAAATCCAATACATCCATTCCACGGGAAGGAATGTGCGAGTGGAATTGAAACGAGTGGACACGGGGACACTCATCGAATCAGTTCTCGAGCAGGAAACCTACCGTCTTTTGAACCTTTTGCCAGGCGAGACGGTCTACCTTAGGATTAAAAAAGCAAAAGTTTACGTAGAAGACTTCTCTATCTAA
- a CDS encoding phosphoadenylyl-sulfate reductase, which translates to MGNLEVLTETYTSLSLEQGLRQLSLDFSGKVVFTTSFGLEDQAITHAILANQIDIRIATLDTGRLFQETYDVWQKTNIRYGAKIEAFYPNEKEIQTFVEENGPNAFYDSQDLRKECCRIRKLVPLDAILKNTEVWVTGLRKDQSGFRTEMSIFESDPQRNLIKYQPLLLWSFEDTWKYIREHNVPYNLLHDKGFPSIGCAPCTRAIEPGEDFRAGRWWWEQESKKECGLHWVDGKLTPKKG; encoded by the coding sequence ATGGGAAATTTGGAAGTTTTGACAGAAACCTATACCTCCCTCTCCTTGGAACAGGGATTACGACAACTTAGTCTGGACTTCTCCGGAAAAGTTGTTTTCACAACGAGTTTTGGATTGGAAGACCAGGCCATCACTCACGCGATTCTCGCAAACCAAATCGACATTCGAATCGCAACTCTGGATACAGGCCGCCTCTTCCAAGAAACCTATGATGTTTGGCAAAAAACAAACATCCGTTATGGGGCAAAAATTGAAGCCTTTTATCCAAACGAAAAAGAAATTCAAACCTTTGTAGAAGAGAATGGTCCGAATGCCTTTTATGATTCCCAAGATTTACGTAAAGAATGTTGTCGGATTCGTAAGCTTGTTCCCCTTGATGCCATTTTAAAAAACACAGAAGTTTGGGTGACGGGACTCAGAAAAGACCAATCCGGATTTCGAACTGAGATGTCTATTTTCGAATCGGATCCTCAAAGAAATTTAATCAAATACCAACCACTACTTTTATGGTCCTTTGAAGATACTTGGAAGTATATCAGAGAACATAACGTACCATACAACCTATTACACGATAAAGGTTTTCCAAGCATCGGTTGCGCTCCCTGCACCCGTGCGATTGAACCTGGGGAAGACTTTCGTGCCGGAAGATGGTGGTGGGAACAAGAATCTAAAAAAGAATGCGGCTTACACTGGGTAGACGGCAAACTCACACCGAAAAAAGGATAA
- the cysD gene encoding sulfate adenylyltransferase subunit CysD yields MTDLHRLSHLDQLESEAIYILREVAAQFERPALLFSGGKDSICLVHLALKAFRPGKFPFPLVHIDTGHNFDEALKFRDDLAERTGEKLIVRYVQDSIDQGKAVEEKGKFPSRNAIQAVTLLDTIAEFKFDACIGGARRDEEKARAKERIFSVRDEFGSWDPKLQRPELWNIYNGKIHVGENVRVFPISNWTELDVWEYIRKEKIELPSLYFSHQREIVWREDLVFPVSKFISLDNTDKVETRTVRFRTVGDMTCTAAVESEANSIDDIIREIQISRTTERGSRLDDKRSEAAMEDRKKGGYF; encoded by the coding sequence ATGACCGATTTACATCGACTTTCCCATCTAGACCAACTAGAATCGGAAGCCATTTATATTTTAAGAGAAGTAGCAGCTCAATTTGAAAGACCTGCCCTTTTATTTTCTGGAGGCAAGGACTCCATTTGTCTTGTACATCTTGCACTCAAAGCCTTTCGACCTGGTAAATTTCCTTTTCCTTTAGTTCATATTGATACAGGGCATAACTTTGATGAGGCGCTAAAATTTAGAGACGACCTTGCCGAACGAACTGGTGAAAAACTAATTGTTCGTTATGTACAAGACTCCATCGACCAAGGAAAAGCAGTCGAAGAAAAAGGAAAGTTTCCTAGTCGTAATGCCATCCAAGCGGTAACACTTCTCGATACCATTGCTGAATTTAAGTTTGATGCTTGTATTGGTGGTGCTCGTCGGGATGAAGAAAAAGCTCGTGCCAAAGAAAGAATTTTTTCAGTAAGGGATGAATTTGGATCATGGGATCCTAAACTTCAACGCCCAGAACTTTGGAATATTTATAATGGAAAAATCCATGTAGGTGAAAACGTTCGAGTTTTCCCAATCAGTAACTGGACAGAACTTGATGTTTGGGAATACATTCGCAAAGAAAAAATCGAACTCCCTTCCCTATATTTTTCACACCAAAGAGAAATTGTATGGCGAGAAGACCTAGTGTTTCCGGTATCAAAGTTCATCTCCTTAGACAATACCGACAAAGTAGAAACAAGAACCGTTCGTTTCCGAACTGTAGGTGATATGACCTGCACTGCGGCCGTGGAATCAGAAGCCAATTCCATCGATGATATCATTCGTGAAATTCAAATTTCTAGAACCACCGAAAGAGGATCTCGTTTGGATGACAAACGTTCGGAAGCGGCGATGGAAGATAGAAAAAAAGGCGGATACTTTTAA
- a CDS encoding sulfate adenylyltransferase subunit 1 produces MDILRFITAGSVDDGKSTLIGRLLYDSKSIFQDQLEAIEKAGQVNGQINLALLTDGLKAEREQGITIDVAYKYFSTPKRKFIIADAPGHVQYTRNMVTGASNSDLAIILIDARKGVIEQTYRHSYIVSLLRIPYVVVCVNKMDLVDFSEEVFLNIQKQYLDFAKDLDLKSIHFLPISALNGDNVVDLSTSMPWWKGKSLLGFLEGIEIHTEEESPAPRFPVQNVIRPQTTEYHDYRGYAGQIRSGHFSVGDSITVLPSGLKSKIKAIDTYAGSLQTAFAPMSVVIRLEDEIDVSRGDMLVVTGQEPTTSQDLEAHICWMDQKPMTPGSKYLLRQTTNAVKASIRSLEYRVETSTHEKKEQSSLALNEIGKVTIRTAKPVAYDPYSKIRGTGSFILVDEGTNQTVGAGMLL; encoded by the coding sequence ATGGATATTTTACGTTTTATTACAGCAGGTAGTGTGGATGATGGGAAATCAACTCTCATCGGACGATTGTTATACGATAGTAAATCTATTTTTCAAGACCAATTAGAAGCCATTGAAAAAGCAGGACAGGTAAATGGTCAAATCAACCTTGCCCTTCTTACGGATGGACTAAAAGCGGAAAGAGAACAAGGGATCACTATCGACGTTGCTTATAAATATTTTTCTACACCAAAAAGAAAGTTTATCATAGCCGATGCACCAGGCCATGTTCAATACACAAGAAACATGGTGACAGGAGCCTCTAACTCGGATCTTGCGATCATTTTAATTGATGCCAGAAAAGGTGTGATCGAACAAACCTATCGCCATTCTTATATTGTCTCCCTACTTCGTATTCCCTATGTAGTCGTGTGCGTAAACAAAATGGACTTAGTGGATTTTTCGGAAGAAGTGTTTTTAAATATCCAAAAACAATATTTGGATTTTGCAAAAGATCTAGATCTAAAATCCATCCACTTCCTGCCTATCTCCGCACTGAACGGGGACAATGTGGTGGATTTATCAACCTCTATGCCTTGGTGGAAAGGAAAATCCCTTCTTGGATTTTTAGAAGGAATCGAAATCCATACAGAAGAAGAATCACCGGCCCCAAGATTTCCCGTACAAAATGTAATTCGTCCTCAAACAACGGAATACCATGATTACAGAGGTTATGCGGGTCAAATCCGTAGTGGCCACTTTTCCGTTGGTGATTCCATAACCGTTTTACCCAGTGGACTCAAATCAAAAATCAAAGCCATTGATACCTATGCGGGTTCTCTACAAACTGCATTTGCTCCCATGTCTGTGGTCATTCGCCTGGAAGATGAAATTGATGTGAGTCGGGGAGATATGCTCGTTGTCACTGGACAGGAACCAACTACTTCTCAAGATTTGGAAGCCCATATCTGTTGGATGGACCAAAAACCAATGACACCTGGTTCGAAGTATTTACTACGCCAAACGACAAATGCGGTGAAAGCCTCTATTCGATCTTTGGAATACCGAGTGGAAACGAGCACCCATGAAAAAAAGGAACAGTCGAGTCTGGCTTTAAATGAAATTGGAAAAGTCACCATAAGGACAGCAAAACCCGTGGCCTACGATCCCTATTCCAAAATCCGAGGGACCGGAAGTTTCATTTTAGTAGATGAAGGTACGAACCAAACTGTAGGTGCCGGAATGCTATTGTAG
- the cysW gene encoding sulfate ABC transporter permease subunit CysW: protein MKIKILPIFLVFLAYFFAGIILLLPIYTVFSEAFSEGYTKYIESITGEYALYAIGLTIKVSVVSVILNTIFGVTAAFTITRFQFPGKNILVTIIDSPFAVSPVVSGLIFLLLFGRQGYFGDFLSAHGIKIVFNTPGLILATVFITFPFVARELVPLMQSQGREEEEAGMLLGANFFQLLRRVILPNIKWGLLYGIILCNARAMGEFGAVSVLSGHIRGKTTTLPLHIEMLYNEFDSVGAFSCATLLVFLSLLTLIFKLILEKRTASQNNAD, encoded by the coding sequence ATGAAAATTAAAATTTTGCCCATTTTCCTCGTGTTTTTGGCTTATTTTTTTGCTGGGATCATCCTTCTTTTGCCCATTTACACTGTGTTTTCCGAAGCATTTTCCGAAGGTTATACAAAGTATATCGAATCCATTACTGGCGAATATGCACTGTATGCGATTGGCCTCACCATTAAAGTATCTGTTGTCTCTGTCATACTCAATACAATCTTTGGAGTGACCGCAGCCTTTACCATCACAAGGTTTCAATTCCCAGGGAAAAATATTTTAGTCACCATCATCGACTCTCCCTTTGCCGTTTCTCCTGTAGTTTCTGGGCTTATCTTTTTATTGTTATTCGGAAGGCAAGGTTACTTTGGTGATTTTCTTTCAGCACATGGAATCAAAATTGTTTTTAATACTCCGGGCCTTATCCTTGCCACAGTATTCATTACCTTTCCCTTTGTGGCAAGGGAACTAGTTCCCTTAATGCAAAGCCAAGGGAGAGAGGAAGAGGAAGCCGGTATGTTACTGGGTGCTAATTTCTTTCAATTACTGCGACGAGTCATTCTCCCTAATATCAAATGGGGTTTGTTATACGGGATCATTCTTTGTAATGCAAGGGCTATGGGCGAGTTTGGAGCGGTATCGGTTCTTAGTGGGCATATTCGCGGGAAAACAACCACCCTTCCTCTCCATATCGAAATGTTGTACAATGAATTTGATTCCGTGGGAGCCTTTTCCTGTGCCACCTTACTTGTGTTTCTCTCTCTTCTCACACTGATCTTTAAATTGATTTTGGAAAAACGAACTGCGAGTCAGAACAATGCCGATTGA
- the cysT gene encoding sulfate ABC transporter permease subunit CysT — MLIETRPYKKLHFGISLGLTVFYSSAVVVIPLLGLFFHSLGIGVSGILEVFADERIRSALFLSFSVGFISAIINLFVGFLFAWVLVRYNFPFKKLLDTLIDLPFTLPTAVAGIALTTIYSQNGIIGSYFEPWGIKIAYTPIGIVIALVFIGFPFVVRTVQPVIEELPKELEESARCLGATPFQTFYKVLLPELWPSLLAGTGMAFARSIGEYGSVVFISGNIPGKTEILPLLIVTKLEQYEYQKATSIALVMLLTSFVFMFLINLLQERASKKLS; from the coding sequence ATGCTTATAGAAACCCGGCCGTATAAAAAACTACATTTTGGAATCAGTTTAGGACTGACTGTCTTTTATTCGTCCGCGGTTGTTGTCATTCCACTTCTAGGACTTTTTTTCCATTCCCTCGGGATTGGAGTTTCAGGGATCTTAGAAGTGTTTGCCGATGAAAGAATTCGTTCCGCACTTTTTTTAAGTTTCAGTGTGGGTTTTATCTCTGCCATCATCAATCTCTTTGTTGGATTTTTATTCGCTTGGGTTCTTGTTCGTTACAACTTTCCTTTTAAAAAATTACTCGATACCTTAATTGATTTACCTTTCACATTACCCACTGCGGTGGCAGGAATTGCTCTCACAACAATTTATTCTCAAAATGGAATCATTGGATCTTACTTTGAACCGTGGGGTATCAAAATTGCTTACACTCCGATTGGAATTGTGATCGCGCTAGTGTTTATTGGATTTCCTTTTGTCGTACGAACTGTCCAACCTGTGATCGAAGAACTACCAAAGGAACTGGAAGAAAGTGCCCGTTGCCTCGGTGCGACACCCTTCCAAACTTTTTATAAAGTTTTATTACCCGAACTTTGGCCTTCCCTACTAGCCGGAACAGGAATGGCTTTTGCCAGAAGTATTGGTGAATATGGATCTGTTGTTTTTATTTCCGGAAACATTCCAGGAAAAACAGAAATCCTTCCTCTTCTCATTGTCACCAAACTCGAACAATACGAATATCAAAAAGCAACTTCCATTGCACTTGTGATGTTACTCACTTCTTTTGTTTTTATGTTTCTAATCAATTTACTCCAAGAACGGGCATCGAAAAAATTATCATGA